The Klebsiella sp. RHBSTW-00484 genome includes a window with the following:
- the mrdB gene encoding peptidoglycan glycosyltransferase MrdB (rod shape-determining protein RodA) produces MTDNPNKKSLWDKIHLDPTMLLILLALLTYSALVIWSASGQDMGMMERKIGQIAMGVVIMIVMAQIPPRVYEGWAPYLYIVCIILLVAVDAFGAISKGAQRWLDLGIVRFQPSEIAKIAVPLMVARFINRDVCPPSLKNTAIALVLIFLPTLLVAAQPDLGTSILVALSGLFVLFLSGLSWRLIGIAVVLVAAFIPILWFFLMHDYQRQRVMMLLDPETDPLGAGYHIIQSKIAIGSGGLRGKGWLHGTQSQLEFLPERHTDFIFAVLAEELGLIGVLILLALYILLIMRGLWIASQAQTTFGRVMAGGLMLILFVYVFVNIGMVSGILPVVGVPLPLVSYGGSALIVLMAGFGIVMSIHTHRKMLSKSV; encoded by the coding sequence ATGACGGATAATCCAAACAAAAAATCGCTATGGGATAAAATCCATCTCGATCCCACCATGCTGCTTATCCTGCTGGCGTTACTGACCTATAGCGCGCTGGTTATCTGGAGCGCTAGCGGTCAGGACATGGGCATGATGGAGCGCAAAATCGGCCAGATCGCCATGGGCGTCGTTATCATGATCGTCATGGCGCAGATCCCGCCGCGTGTGTATGAGGGCTGGGCTCCCTACCTCTACATCGTCTGTATTATCCTGCTGGTGGCGGTGGATGCCTTTGGCGCAATTTCCAAAGGGGCGCAGCGCTGGCTGGATCTCGGTATCGTCCGTTTTCAGCCCTCGGAAATCGCGAAGATTGCCGTACCGCTGATGGTGGCGCGCTTTATCAACCGCGATGTTTGTCCACCATCGCTAAAGAATACCGCCATTGCGCTGGTGCTGATTTTCCTGCCCACGCTGCTGGTTGCCGCGCAGCCTGACCTCGGAACTTCGATTCTGGTAGCGTTATCCGGCCTGTTCGTCCTGTTCTTGTCTGGGCTGAGCTGGCGTCTGATCGGCATTGCGGTGGTGCTGGTCGCCGCCTTTATCCCCATCTTGTGGTTCTTCCTGATGCATGATTATCAGCGCCAGCGCGTGATGATGCTGCTCGACCCGGAAACCGATCCGCTCGGCGCGGGCTACCACATTATTCAATCAAAAATCGCTATCGGATCCGGTGGATTACGCGGAAAAGGCTGGCTGCACGGCACCCAGTCGCAGCTGGAATTCTTACCGGAGCGCCATACCGACTTTATCTTTGCCGTTCTGGCTGAGGAGCTGGGGCTGATTGGCGTACTGATCCTGCTGGCGCTGTATATTTTGCTTATCATGCGTGGGTTATGGATCGCCTCCCAGGCGCAAACCACCTTTGGTCGGGTTATGGCTGGGGGTTTAATGTTGATTTTATTCGTTTATGTCTTCGTAAATATTGGTATGGTAAGTGGTATTTTACCAGTGGTGGGGGTACCTTTGCCGCTGGTCAGCTACGGGGGCTCAGCCCTAATCGTATTGATGGCCGGGTTTGGTATCGTC
- the mrdA gene encoding peptidoglycan DD-transpeptidase MrdA, translated as MKLQNSFRDYTAESSLFVRRALVAFLGILLLTGVLIANLYNVQIVRYTDYQTRSNENRIKLVPIPPSRGIIYDRNGTPLALNRTIYQLEMMPEKVDNVQQTLDALRDVIDLTDDDVANFKKERSRSHRFTSIPVKVNLTEVQVARFAVNQYRFPGVEVKGYKRRYYPYNSALTHVIGYVSKINDKDVDRLDKEGKLANYASTHDIGKLGIERYYEDVLHGETGYEEVEVNNRGRVIRQLKEVPPQAGRDIYLTLDLKLQQYIETLLAGSRAAVVVTDPRTGAILALVSTPSYDPNLFVDGISSKDYSGLLNDPNTPLVNRATQGVYPPASTVKPYVAVSALSAGVITRNTSLFDPGWWQLPGSDKRYRDWKKWGHGHLNVTKALEESADTYFYQVAYDMGIDRLSEWMSKFGYGHYTGVDLSEERSGNMPTREWKLKRFKKPWYQGDTIPVGIGQGYWTATPIQMNKALMILINDGVVKVPHLLQSTVEDGKPVPWVQPHEPPVGDIHSGFWEIAKDGMYGVANRGNGTAHKYFASAPYKIAAKSGTAQVFGLKANETYNAHRIAERLRDHKLMTAFAPYNNPQVAVAIILENGGAGPAVGTIMRQILDHIMLGDNNTNLPSENPAVTAGEDQ; from the coding sequence ATGAAATTACAGAATTCTTTCCGCGACTATACGGCTGAATCCTCGCTGTTTGTGCGCCGGGCGCTGGTCGCTTTTTTGGGGATTTTGCTGCTTACCGGCGTACTGATCGCCAACCTCTATAACGTGCAAATTGTGCGTTACACAGACTATCAAACACGCTCGAACGAAAACCGCATCAAGCTGGTCCCTATTCCGCCGAGTCGCGGCATTATCTACGATCGCAACGGTACGCCGCTGGCGCTTAACCGCACAATTTACCAGTTGGAAATGATGCCGGAGAAGGTCGATAACGTACAGCAGACGCTGGATGCGCTGCGTGACGTCATCGATCTGACCGATGACGATGTGGCGAACTTTAAAAAAGAGCGCTCACGCTCGCATCGCTTTACCTCTATTCCGGTGAAAGTGAACCTTACCGAAGTCCAGGTGGCTCGTTTCGCGGTTAACCAGTACCGCTTCCCCGGCGTGGAAGTCAAAGGCTATAAACGCCGTTACTATCCCTATAATTCCGCCCTTACCCACGTTATCGGCTACGTCTCTAAAATTAACGATAAAGACGTCGATCGCCTGGATAAAGAGGGGAAGCTGGCTAACTATGCCTCGACGCATGACATCGGTAAACTCGGTATTGAGCGCTACTACGAAGATGTGCTGCACGGGGAAACCGGCTATGAAGAGGTCGAGGTTAACAACCGTGGTCGCGTGATTCGTCAGCTTAAGGAAGTCCCACCGCAGGCCGGGCGCGATATCTATTTAACGCTCGACCTGAAACTACAGCAGTATATTGAAACGCTGCTCGCGGGAAGCCGCGCGGCCGTCGTTGTAACCGACCCACGAACCGGCGCGATCCTCGCATTGGTATCGACTCCAAGCTACGATCCGAATCTGTTCGTTGACGGCATCTCCAGTAAAGATTATTCAGGCCTGCTCAACGATCCGAATACGCCGCTGGTCAACCGCGCGACTCAAGGGGTATATCCTCCTGCCTCGACGGTTAAACCCTACGTTGCTGTCTCAGCGCTCAGCGCGGGCGTGATCACTCGTAATACCAGCCTGTTTGACCCCGGCTGGTGGCAACTGCCAGGTTCAGATAAACGCTATCGCGACTGGAAGAAGTGGGGCCACGGGCATCTGAACGTCACCAAAGCACTGGAAGAGTCCGCTGATACCTATTTCTATCAGGTTGCTTACGATATGGGTATCGATCGCCTGTCCGAATGGATGAGCAAATTCGGGTACGGTCACTATACTGGCGTTGATCTCTCTGAAGAACGCTCCGGCAATATGCCTACCCGTGAGTGGAAGCTCAAACGCTTCAAGAAGCCGTGGTATCAGGGCGATACTATTCCGGTCGGCATCGGTCAGGGCTACTGGACCGCAACGCCGATTCAGATGAACAAAGCGCTGATGATCCTGATTAACGACGGTGTCGTCAAAGTGCCGCACCTGCTGCAAAGCACGGTTGAAGATGGCAAACCAGTACCATGGGTACAGCCGCACGAACCGCCGGTCGGCGATATTCACTCTGGTTTTTGGGAAATCGCCAAAGACGGAATGTATGGCGTAGCCAACCGTGGAAACGGTACTGCACATAAATATTTCGCCAGCGCGCCGTATAAAATTGCGGCGAAATCGGGCACCGCCCAAGTCTTTGGCCTGAAAGCCAATGAAACCTATAACGCGCACCGAATCGCAGAACGCCTGCGTGACCACAAACTCATGACGGCATTTGCCCCTTATAACAACCCCCAGGTTGCCGTTGCAATCATTCTCGAGAACGGCGGCGCAGGGCCTGCAGTTGGTACCATTATGCGCCAGATTCTCGATCATATAATGCTGGGCGATAACAATACCAATCTGCCGAGTGAAAATCCGGCGGTCACGGCTGGGGAGGATCAATAA
- a CDS encoding adenosylcobalamin/alpha-ribazole phosphatase, with protein sequence MKLWLVRHGETEANIAGLYSGHAPTSLTERGVSQAHALGKRLHAVPFQRVFCSELERTQRTASLLLGEREIPQQYFPELNEMFFGDWEMRHHRDLQHEDAENYAAWCADWQHAAPTNGEGFQAFAQRVSGFTATLPRYQQLEHLLIVGHQGVLSLLIAQLLNMPAASMWHFPIEHGAWSMVDIQPDFATLRVLNSQAVWLAEEELRADH encoded by the coding sequence ATGAAATTATGGTTAGTTCGTCACGGTGAAACCGAGGCCAACATCGCGGGCCTGTACAGCGGGCATGCTCCTACTTCATTAACCGAACGTGGTGTCAGTCAAGCGCACGCCCTGGGAAAGCGCCTTCATGCTGTCCCCTTCCAGCGCGTATTTTGTAGTGAACTCGAACGAACCCAACGCACGGCCAGCCTGCTGCTTGGCGAACGAGAAATTCCCCAACAATATTTTCCCGAACTCAATGAAATGTTCTTTGGCGACTGGGAAATGCGCCATCATAGGGATTTACAGCACGAGGATGCGGAAAACTACGCCGCCTGGTGCGCCGACTGGCAGCACGCCGCCCCCACCAACGGTGAAGGCTTTCAAGCGTTTGCCCAGCGGGTCTCCGGCTTTACCGCCACTCTCCCCCGATATCAACAGCTTGAGCATCTGTTAATCGTCGGTCATCAGGGCGTCCTTAGCCTGTTGATTGCCCAATTGCTCAACATGCCGGCGGCCTCAATGTGGCACTTCCCCATCGAGCATGGCGCATGGAGCATGGTCGATATCCAACCAGATTTCGCCACGCTTCGGGTGCTAAATAGCCAGGCCGTCTGGCTAGCGGAAGAAGAATTGCGCGCAGACCATTGA
- the rsfS gene encoding ribosome silencing factor, with amino-acid sequence MQGKALQDFVIDKIDDLKGQDIVAIDVHGKSSITDCMVICTGTSTRHVMSIADHVVQESRAAGMLPLGVEGEAAADWIVVDLGDVMVHVMQEESRRLYELEKLWS; translated from the coding sequence TTGCAGGGTAAAGCACTCCAGGATTTTGTTATCGACAAAATTGATGACCTGAAAGGTCAGGACATCGTAGCCATTGACGTTCATGGCAAATCCAGCATTACAGATTGCATGGTTATCTGCACAGGCACCTCCACACGCCATGTTATGTCCATCGCCGATCACGTTGTGCAAGAATCTCGCGCCGCCGGTATGCTGCCGCTGGGCGTTGAAGGTGAAGCCGCTGCCGATTGGATTGTTGTGGATCTTGGCGACGTTATGGTTCACGTCATGCAGGAAGAGAGCCGTCGTTTGTACGAGCTGGAAAAACTCTGGAGTTAA
- the holA gene encoding DNA polymerase III subunit delta gives MIRLYPEQLRAQLTEGLRAAYLLLGNDPLLLQESQDAIREAAAAQGFIEHHSATIDASTDWSALFSLSQAMSLFASRQTLLLILPENGPNAAINEQLATLVGMLHDDLLLIVRGNKLTKAQENAAWVTTLANRAVQVSCQTPEYAQLPRWLAARAKQNNLQLDDAASQLLCYCYEGNLLALAQALERLSLLWPDGKLTLPRVEQAVNDAAHFTPYHWVDALLAGKSKRVLHVLQQLRLEGSEPAILLRTLQRELLLLVNLKRQSVHTPLRSLFDKHRVWQNRRQLVSDALARLSADQLRQAVTLLTRAELTFKQDYGHSVWPELESLSLLLCHKALADVFIDG, from the coding sequence ATGATTCGGTTGTACCCGGAACAACTCCGCGCGCAGCTCACTGAAGGGCTGCGCGCGGCCTATCTGCTGCTTGGCAACGACCCACTGCTGTTGCAGGAAAGTCAGGACGCAATACGCGAAGCCGCTGCTGCCCAGGGCTTTATCGAACACCACTCCGCCACTATTGATGCCAGCACCGACTGGTCAGCCCTGTTCTCTCTGAGCCAGGCGATGAGCCTGTTTGCCAGTCGTCAAACGCTGCTGCTGATACTGCCGGAAAACGGCCCTAATGCCGCCATCAATGAACAGCTGGCGACGCTTGTCGGCATGCTTCACGACGACTTATTGCTGATTGTTCGTGGCAATAAGCTAACAAAAGCTCAGGAAAACGCCGCGTGGGTGACAACCCTTGCCAATCGTGCGGTACAAGTGAGTTGCCAGACGCCGGAATATGCCCAGCTACCGCGCTGGCTCGCCGCACGCGCAAAACAAAATAATCTGCAGCTTGATGACGCAGCCAGCCAACTGTTGTGCTACTGCTATGAAGGCAATCTGCTGGCACTGGCGCAGGCCCTCGAGCGTCTGTCATTACTGTGGCCTGACGGCAAACTGACGCTACCGCGCGTTGAACAGGCGGTGAATGATGCCGCTCATTTCACCCCTTATCACTGGGTTGATGCGTTACTGGCAGGCAAAAGTAAGCGCGTCCTGCACGTGCTGCAACAACTGCGTCTGGAAGGCAGCGAACCGGCAATTCTACTGCGAACACTCCAGCGTGAGCTGCTGCTGCTGGTGAACCTGAAACGACAGTCTGTTCATACGCCGCTGCGTTCGTTATTCGATAAGCATCGGGTATGGCAGAATCGCCGGCAACTGGTCAGCGATGCTCTCGCTCGCCTCAGCGCCGACCAGTTGCGCCAGGCCGTCACGTTACTGACCCGCGCAGAACTCACCTTCAAGCAGGATTACGGACACTCCGTCTGGCCCGAGCTGGAAAGTCTCTCTTTGTTGCTCTGCCATAAAGCGCTGGCAGACGTTTTTATTGATGGTTGA
- the nadD gene encoding nicotinate-nucleotide adenylyltransferase: protein MVDMTQLQAMYGGTFDPVHYGHLKPVEILANQIGLNKVIIVPNNVPPHRPQPEATSDQRRHMLELAIADKPLFILDDRELKRDTPSYSAQTLREWRQEEGPKRPLAFVIGQDSLLTFTTWHDYESILDNVHLIVCRRPGYPLAMDCEQDQLWLDKHLTHDVERLHSSPAGVIYLAETPWFDISATIIRQRLETGESCADMLPAAVLDYIRQQKLYC from the coding sequence ATGGTTGATATGACTCAGTTGCAGGCTATGTACGGCGGCACCTTCGATCCGGTGCACTATGGTCACCTTAAACCGGTGGAAATTCTGGCTAACCAAATCGGTCTGAATAAAGTCATTATTGTACCCAACAATGTGCCGCCGCACCGCCCGCAGCCCGAGGCCACCAGCGACCAGCGTAGGCACATGCTGGAGCTTGCCATCGCCGATAAGCCTTTGTTCATCCTTGACGATCGTGAACTTAAACGTGATACACCGTCATATTCGGCGCAAACATTGCGGGAGTGGCGTCAGGAGGAAGGGCCGAAACGACCGCTGGCCTTTGTTATTGGCCAGGATTCGCTTCTCACCTTTACCACCTGGCACGACTATGAAAGCATTCTTGATAACGTTCATTTGATCGTTTGCCGACGTCCGGGCTATCCGCTGGCAATGGATTGCGAACAAGATCAGCTGTGGCTGGACAAACATCTGACCCACGATGTTGAGCGCCTGCACAGCAGCCCGGCAGGCGTTATCTATCTGGCCGAAACGCCATGGTTTGATATCTCTGCGACAATAATCCGCCAGCGTCTTGAGACGGGTGAATCCTGCGCCGATATGCTGCCAGCAGCAGTACTGGACTATATCCGCCAGCAAAAGCTTTATTGTTGA
- the rlmH gene encoding 23S rRNA (pseudouridine(1915)-N(3))-methyltransferase RlmH: MKLHLVAVGTKMPDWVQTGFSEYLRRFPKDMPFELVEIPAGKRGKNADIKRILEKEGEMMLAAAGKNRIVTLDIPGKPWDTPQLARELERWKQDGRDVSLLIGGPEGLSPACKAAAEQSWSLSTLTLPHPLVRVLVAESLYRAWSITTNHPYHRE, from the coding sequence GTGAAGCTGCACCTGGTGGCCGTTGGCACCAAAATGCCGGACTGGGTTCAGACCGGCTTTAGCGAGTATCTGCGCCGTTTTCCAAAAGATATGCCGTTCGAACTGGTGGAGATCCCCGCCGGTAAACGCGGTAAAAATGCTGACATCAAGCGCATCCTTGAAAAAGAAGGGGAAATGATGTTGGCGGCCGCAGGAAAAAACCGCATCGTGACCCTGGATATCCCGGGGAAACCGTGGGATACGCCACAGTTGGCGCGCGAACTGGAGCGCTGGAAACAGGATGGCCGCGACGTCAGCCTGCTCATCGGCGGCCCGGAAGGCCTTTCTCCAGCTTGTAAAGCGGCAGCGGAACAAAGTTGGTCGCTCTCAACGCTCACATTACCTCACCCGCTGGTTCGCGTACTGGTGGCCGAGAGTCTTTATCGGGCGTGGAGCATTACCACCAACCACCCTTACCACCGTGAGTAA